The genomic segment GTCCTCGGAAACGAACTGCACGTCGTACGACTCGCCATCGTCGAGCGAGACGGTGTATCGATCCGTCGCGACCTCGTCCACGGCGAGCGTGTACGGCTTGCCGCCAATTTCAATCGTGTAGCGCCGCATCATGTCCTCCGGCGCACGCCCGTGCTCTGCTGCTGGCGCGTACGCCCGATCTTGACCCAATGTCCCGTCGGCTCGTCATCCCGGTGCGCAGACGTCGTCCGCGCCGCGCGATAGCGCACCACCGCCGTCAGAATCGCCGCGCGCTTCGCCGGATCCATGCCCGGCGCAACGGGCGCCTCCGGCGCAGCGGCCACCGCCGGTTCCACGCGGTCCAGGCGCACCATCAGCGCCATCAGGCCCCACAGGAGCGCCAGCAGCAGAAACACCAGGCCCATGCCCAGCACGGTCAGTTGCAGGCCGGCCGCCATCGCACTGTTCATGAGACCCTCACACCGGCATCAACCCGTGCTTCTTCGGCGGGTTCTGCTGCACCTTGCTGCGCAGGACGCCCAGGGCGCGGATCAGCCGCCCGCGCGTCTCGTGCGGCGCGATCACCTCGTCGATCTGGCCCATCGCGGCCGCGCTGTACGGGTTGAAAAACTTCTCGCGGTACTCGTCCACGAACGCCCGTTCCAGCGCCGCCGGATCGTTGGCCTCGCTCAGTTCCTTGCGGCGCAGGATGCGCACCGCACCCTCCGCGCCCATCACCGCAATCTGCGCCGTCGGCCACGCATACGCAAGGTCGCTGCGCATCCGCCGCGACGACATGGCGATATACGCGCCGCCCATCGCCTTGCGCATGATGACCGAGATCTTCGGCACCGTCGCCTCGCAATAGGCGTAGATGATCTTGGCGCCGTGCCGGATCAGGCCGTCGTACTCCTGCGCCACGCCGGGCAGGAAGCCGGGGCAGTCCACCAGCGTCACGACCGGGATGTTAAATGCGTCGCACAGGCGCACGAAGCGGCCGATCTTGTCGCTGGCGTTGATGTCAAGCACGCCGGCCATCACCGACGGTTGGTTGGCGACGACGCCGGTCGGGTAGCCGTCGAGCCGCCCGAAGCCAACGACGACGTTCTGCGCGTACGCAGCCTGCACTTCGAGGAAGCTGTCGCGGTCGAACACCGCGTCGATGACGGCGTGCACATCGTACGATTCATTCTCGCCGAGCGCGGCGATCGCATCGAGCGCGTCGCTCGTCTGCGGCGCGGGCGCCGGCGTGGCGGCGCGCGGCGGATCCTCCGTGTTGTTCTGCGGCAGGTAGCCGAGGATGCGGCCCACCAGCGCCAGCGCGCTGCGCTCGTCGTCCGCCACGAAGTGCGCTACGCCGCTGGTCGTTGCGTGTATCTCCGCGCCGCCCAGCGTCTCGTGCGTCACCTCCTCGCCCGTCACCGTCTTGACGACCTCCGGGCCGGTGACGAACATGTACGCGTTCTGCTGCGTCATGATGACAAAGTCAGTCAGCGCGGGGGAGTAGACCGAGCCGCCGGCGCACGGCCCCAGCATGATCGAGAACTGCGGGATGACGCCGGAGGCTTGCACGTGACGGTTGAACATCGCGCCGTAGGCGGCCAGGCTGCGCACGCCTTCCTGGATGCGCGCGCCGCCGGAGTCGAGCAGGCCGACCAAGGGGATGCCGCTTTCCAACGCGAGATCCTGCACCAGGCCGATTTTGATCGCCTGCGCCGCCGAGAACGAGCCGCCCAGCACCGTGAAGTCCTGCGCGAACACGGCCACGCGGCGGCCGCCCACCGTGCCGAAGCCGGTCACGACGCCGTCGCCGGAGAACTTCTGGTCGGCCATGCCGAAATCAGTCACATTATGCGTAACGAGCGCCCCCATCTCCTGGAAAGAGCCGTCGTCCAGCAGGAGCGCCACCCGCTCGCGCGCGGTCAGCTTGCCACGCGCATGCTGGGCCGCGATGCGCGCCGGGCCGCCGCCCTGCTCGGCCTGCGCGCGCACGGCCTGAAGTTCGCTTAGATAATCACCCATCCACAGATCTCCCCAAACCGGAACAGCAGTTTGCATCAGTATGGCATGAACAGCCAGGCCTCTCATGTTGCAAGTGTACCGGAAAGCGCATGATAGATGACACTTCAGCCGGTCAGTCATATAATCATAATGGGTGAAAGACGTATCGCACGCACCTTCCCCCCATTCGCGTCCCCTGGAGGCCACATGCCAGCACTTACAGCCGAACAGTTGCGCCGCAGGTACGACCCCGACACGCTCCCAGCCGAGACCACGGAGGCGGTGACGCCGCTGGAGGACATCATCGGCCAGAAGCGCGCCGTCACGGCGCTGCGCTTCGGGCTGGGCATCCAGCAGATCGGCTACAACGTCTTCGTTGCCGGGCCGCCCGGTATGGGCAAGATGACGGCGGTGCAGTCGTTCCTAGAGCGGGTCGCGCGAGCCAACGGCGCGCCGGCCGACTGGGTGTACGTCAACAACTTCGGCGACGCCTACCAGCCGAGCGTGTACCGGCTGCCGGCCGGCATGGGGCGACAGCTTCAGCAGGACATGAAGGCGTTGATTGATCAGGTGCGCCGCGGCCTGCCCAAAGCGTTCGAGAGCGACGAATACAGCTCGAAGCACGACGCCTGCCTGCGCGAGTTCAACGAGCAGCGCGAACTGCTGATCAGCCAGCTCAGCCAGGAAGCGACCAAGGCCGGGCTTGCGCTGGAAATGACGCCGGTCGGCGTGATGGTGATCCCGATGCTGGGCGGGCGGCCGCTGAATGAAGCGGAGTTCCAGGCCCTGCCGCCGGCCGTGCGCGAGGACTTCACCCATCGGCGCGAAGCTATCCAAGAGAAGATGAAGGCGGTGATGAAGAAGGTACGCGACCAGGAGCGCGCCACACAGGAAAAGCTCCAGGCGCTTGACCGCCAGGTCACCTTGTACATCGTCAGCGGACTAATGGAAGATCTGAACGAGAAGTACGCCCAGATGCCCGAGGTGGCCGGATACCTGGTCGCCGTACAGAAAGACATCCTGGAGAACATCGGCACGTTCAAGGGCGAACAGGCGGCGAAAGGCGACGGCTCGCCCATGTCGACGCCGTGGCTGGAGGAGTTGCCGTTCCGCAAGTACTATGTGAACGCGCTGGTGGACAACAGCAAGCAGGAAGGCCTGCCGGTCATCGTCGAATCCAACCCGACGTACAACAACCTGTTCGGTCGTGTCGAGAAAGAGACACAGTTCGGCGCGCTGTACACCGACTTCACGATGATCAAGCCGGGATCCCTGCATCGCGCCAACGGCGGCTACCTGGTCGTGCGCGCGGAGGACCTGCTGCGCAACTTGTTCGTGTGGGACGGGCTGAAGCGCGCCCTGCGCAGTCGCACCATCGAAATCGAGGAGGTGAGCGAGCGGCTCGGCTACCTCTCCACCAAGACGTTGCAGCCGCAGCCGGTCCCACTGGATGTGAAGGTCGTGCTGATCGGCAACCCGATGACCTATCAACTGCTCTACGCCTACGACGACGAGTTCCCGGAGATCTTTCGCGTCAAAGCCGACTTTGACACGCGCATGGAAGCGAGCAACGGGAACACCCGCGACTTCATTGCCTTCATCGCGACGGTGTGCAGCAAGGAGAGCTTGAAGCACCTCGACCGCACCGGCGTCGCCCGCCTGCTGGAACATGCCGCGCGGCTGGCCGAGGACCAGACGAAGCTCTCCACGCACTTCGGGGCGCTGGCCGACGTGATCCGCGAGGCGCACTACTGGGCGCTGCAGGCCAACCGGCCGTACATCGGCGCCGACGAGATCCGCAAGGCGCTCGACGAGAAGGTGTACCGCGCGCGGCAGGCCCAGGACCACATCGACGAGGCGATCGCACGCGACATCCTGCTGATCGACGTGGCGGGTGCGACGACCGGGCAGGTCAACGGCCTGTCGGTGTTGAGCCTGGGCGACTACGCCTTCGGGCGGCCCAGCCGCATCACGGCCAGCGTGACGCCGGGCCGCGACGGCGTGCTCGACATCGAACGCGAGGTCGAGCTGGGCGGCCCGCTGCACAGCAAGGGCGTGCTGATCCTGAACGGGTACCTGATGGAGCGCTACGGCGCGGCGACGCCGCTGTCGCTCTCGGCGCGGCTGGTATTCGAGCAGAGCTACGACGGCGTCGAAGGCGACAGCGCGTCCAGCGCCGAACTGTATGCGCTGCTATCGGCGCTGGCCGGCCTGCCGATCAAGCAGGGCGTCGCCGTCACCGGGTCAGTCAACCAGCACGGCGTGGTGCAGGCGATCGGCGGCGTCAACGAGAAGATCGAAGGCTTCTACGAGGTCTGCCTCGCCAAGGGACTGAGCGGCGAGCAGGGCGTGCTGATCCCGCAGAGCAACGCGGCGCACCTGATGCTGCGCGACGACGTGGTTGAGGCGGTGCGCGCCGGGCGCTTCCACATCTGGACCGTGTCGACAATCGACGAGGGCATCGCGCACCTGACCGGAGTGCCCGCCGGGCAGCCCGACGAGAACGGGCAGTTCCCGCCGGAGACCGTCGACTACCGGATCATGCAGAAGCTGATCTTCTTCGGCGAGAGC from the Chloroflexota bacterium genome contains:
- a CDS encoding acyl-CoA carboxylase subunit beta; amino-acid sequence: MGDYLSELQAVRAQAEQGGGPARIAAQHARGKLTARERVALLLDDGSFQEMGALVTHNVTDFGMADQKFSGDGVVTGFGTVGGRRVAVFAQDFTVLGGSFSAAQAIKIGLVQDLALESGIPLVGLLDSGGARIQEGVRSLAAYGAMFNRHVQASGVIPQFSIMLGPCAGGSVYSPALTDFVIMTQQNAYMFVTGPEVVKTVTGEEVTHETLGGAEIHATTSGVAHFVADDERSALALVGRILGYLPQNNTEDPPRAATPAPAPQTSDALDAIAALGENESYDVHAVIDAVFDRDSFLEVQAAYAQNVVVGFGRLDGYPTGVVANQPSVMAGVLDINASDKIGRFVRLCDAFNIPVVTLVDCPGFLPGVAQEYDGLIRHGAKIIYAYCEATVPKISVIMRKAMGGAYIAMSSRRMRSDLAYAWPTAQIAVMGAEGAVRILRRKELSEANDPAALERAFVDEYREKFFNPYSAAAMGQIDEVIAPHETRGRLIRALGVLRSKVQQNPPKKHGLMPV
- a CDS encoding AAA family ATPase; translation: MPALTAEQLRRRYDPDTLPAETTEAVTPLEDIIGQKRAVTALRFGLGIQQIGYNVFVAGPPGMGKMTAVQSFLERVARANGAPADWVYVNNFGDAYQPSVYRLPAGMGRQLQQDMKALIDQVRRGLPKAFESDEYSSKHDACLREFNEQRELLISQLSQEATKAGLALEMTPVGVMVIPMLGGRPLNEAEFQALPPAVREDFTHRREAIQEKMKAVMKKVRDQERATQEKLQALDRQVTLYIVSGLMEDLNEKYAQMPEVAGYLVAVQKDILENIGTFKGEQAAKGDGSPMSTPWLEELPFRKYYVNALVDNSKQEGLPVIVESNPTYNNLFGRVEKETQFGALYTDFTMIKPGSLHRANGGYLVVRAEDLLRNLFVWDGLKRALRSRTIEIEEVSERLGYLSTKTLQPQPVPLDVKVVLIGNPMTYQLLYAYDDEFPEIFRVKADFDTRMEASNGNTRDFIAFIATVCSKESLKHLDRTGVARLLEHAARLAEDQTKLSTHFGALADVIREAHYWALQANRPYIGADEIRKALDEKVYRARQAQDHIDEAIARDILLIDVAGATTGQVNGLSVLSLGDYAFGRPSRITASVTPGRDGVLDIEREVELGGPLHSKGVLILNGYLMERYGAATPLSLSARLVFEQSYDGVEGDSASSAELYALLSALAGLPIKQGVAVTGSVNQHGVVQAIGGVNEKIEGFYEVCLAKGLSGEQGVLIPQSNAAHLMLRDDVVEAVRAGRFHIWTVSTIDEGIAHLTGVPAGQPDENGQFPPETVDYRIMQKLIFFGESLKGFPDEDEDEKKDPPATADGTARPDEKKTG